Proteins co-encoded in one Scylla paramamosain isolate STU-SP2022 unplaced genomic scaffold, ASM3559412v1 Contig52, whole genome shotgun sequence genomic window:
- the LOC135098244 gene encoding uncharacterized protein LOC135098244, translated as MSEREKGSGTPRRPPSPASGGKRREKDLLEGDGKRRKASRDSSSTQPPPACPQSAAGPSHIGDTAVPPSSEVTLDKLSTLLGALIERLDQPAVPPVSVETNFTFPHSDDEAAEAPRCLPEADPLDDLDLLTAPATQSTGDSVVDADFQKALDEFAGHFRGEEETGDPLSDRLAGILNASLRRRPSSDGVKLTCDKIKLPSNVPNLKVPATNSAITKAMSVGGKLVDTRLSLTNKLLTKALVPIACCISDIGDKKDKPVNYYLDGLNNSLRLLTSAVNYINQLRKEIARTHVNDSALAELCNWECEVGKDDLFPFDVIKKCEEIHKSRKLGRPTFRPYKAPGKRFASPRQLPSRPHSQQPRPRHQTRSFLGQRPPQGKGMPRHRAHQ; from the coding sequence ATGTCGGAACGGGAAAAGGGCTCAGGAACGCCTCGGCGTCCCCCCTCACCTGCTTCGGGAGGGAAGCGACGTGAGAAGGACCTTCTAGAAGGCGATGGCAAGCGGAGGAAGGCCTCCCGGGATAGTTCCAGTACTCAACCACCTCCCGCCTGTCCGCAGTCAGCTGCGGGCCCGAGCCACATCGGCGATACAGCGGTGCCTCCTTCGAGTGAAGTAACTTTGGACAAGCTTTCTACCCTTTTGGGTGCTCTAATTGAAAGATTAGACCAGCCGGCAGTCCCTCCAGTGTCGGTGGAGACAAACTTCACCTTCCCCCATTCTGATGATGAGGCAGCTGAAGCGCCTCGGTGTCTGCCCGAAGCTGATCCCCTTGACGACCTCGATCTGCTTACTGCCCCCGCTACACAGTCAACCGGTGATTCGGTGGTTGATGCGGATTTCCAGAAAGCTCTCGATGAGTTTGCTGGCCACTTCCGGGGTGAGGAAGAGACAGGTGACCCCTTATCTGACCGCCTGGCTGGCATTCTTAATGCCAGTCTGAGACGTCGGCCCTCTTCTGACGGTGTGAAGCTTACATGTGATAAGATCAAACTCCCGAGTAATGTACCCAATTTAAAGGTCCCAGCGACTAATTCTGCCATCACAAAGGCAATGAGCGTCGGTGGAAAGCTAGTTGACACTCGGCTGTCACTTACTAATAAACTGTTGACCAAGGCGTTGGTCCCCATTGCCTGTTGCATCAGTGATATTGGTGATAAGAAAGACAAGCCTGTAAACTACTACCTTGATGGTCTTAATAACAGCCTGAGGCTACTGACTTCCGCTGTTAACTACATCAATCAGCTTCGGAAAGAGATTGCTCGAACTCATGTGAATGATTCTGCCTTGGCAGAGCTCTGCAATTGGGAGTGTGAGGTCGGCAAGGATGATTTATTCCCGTTCGATGTGATTAAGAAGTGTGAGGAAATTCACAAATCCAGGAAACTTGGGCGGCCCACCTTCCGCCCTTACAAAGCTCCTGGAAAACGATTTGCTTCACCTCGCCAGTTACCCTCACGCCCTCACTCTCAGCAGCCGAGACCACGTCACCAAACAAGGTCTTTTTTAGGCCAGAGGCCTCCCCAGGGGAAGGGGATGCCGAGACACAGAGCTCACCAGTGA